The genomic DNA AGCCGACGACGCCGCTGACATCGTCCAGGCCGAGGCCGAGATCGTGACGCGCACCGCCGGGGACGCGGCCGTCGTCCAGCTCGACCGGCGGCTCACGCCCGAGCAGGTCGACGCCTACGCCGCCGACCTCGAGGCCGACCCAGCCGTGGCCTACGTCGAGATCGACCAGGTGCTGACCACGCAGCAGTCCGACCCGCGGACCGACGAGCAGTGGCACTACAACGAGCCGACGGGTGGGATCGGTCTGGACGACGCGCTGGCCGTCAGCACCGGAGCCGGCGCCACCGTCTCCGTCATCGACACCGGCATCGTGAGCCATCCCGACCTCAACAGCCAGGTCGTCGGCGGCTACGACTTCATCAGCGACACCTTCATCTCACGCGACGGCAACGGTCGGGACGACGACTTCAGCGACGAGGGCGACTGGAACTCCGACGCGTCCCAGTGCCGGGTCAGCGACTCCTCGTGGCACGGCTCGCACGTGGCCGGCACCGTCGCCGCGGTCCAGGGCAATGGCGAGGGCGGTCAGGGTGTCGCCCCCGACGCCGACATCGTCGTCGCCCGGGCACTGGGTCGCTGCGGTGGCTTCACCTCCGACATCGCCGCCGCCATCGTCTGGTCGGCCGGCGGCTCGGTGACCGGCCTGCCGGCCAACCCCAACCCTGCTGATGTGATCAACATGAGCCTCGGTGGGGGCGGCAGTTGTGGCAGCACCACCCAGTCGGCGATCGACCAGGCGCGATCGCTGGGCGCGACGGTCGTCGTTGCCGCCGGCAACTCCTCGTCAGATGCGAGCGGGTTCAACCCGGCCAACTGCGACGGCGTGATCACGGTCGCGTCGACCAACCGTGCCGGCGAGCGGTCCTTCTTCTCCAACTTCGGGTCGCTCGTCGAACTCGCTGCTCCCGGTGGTGGCTCGGGTGGCGGCGTGCTCTCCACCATCGACAGCGGCGCCACCACACCGCAGGGACCGACCTACGCCGCCTATCAGGGCACCTCGATGGCCACGCCCCACGTTGCCGGTGTCGCCGCGCTGCTGATCGGCGCCGACGCGGGGCTCACGCCCGACGAGGTGGCCGATGCCATCGTCTCGACCACGCGGGCCTTCCCGGGCTCGTGCAGCGGCTGTGGTTCCGGAATCCTGGATTCTCCTGATGCGCTGGCTGCGGTCGGCGGTGGCGGCGGACCGGCACCAACGGACCCGCCGACGGAGCCGACCGACCCCCCGGCGGCTGACAACACCTTCACGGGACCGTTGGCCATCCCGGATCAGGGCACGGCGGAGGCACCGATCGAGGTGAGCGCCAGCGGCAACGCCTCCGCGACGACCGAGGTGTCGGTCGACATCTCCCACTCCTACCGCGGCGACCTGCGCGTCACGATCGTCGCACCGAACGGCTCGTCAGCGGTGCTGAAGTCTCCCTCGGGCTCGGACGGCGCTGACGACGTGGTCCAGACCTGGACCGTCAACGCGTCATCGGTGTCCGCAGGAGGCACCTGGACGCTCCGAGTGGATGACGTCTTCGCTGGCGACACCGGCACCATCAACGCCTGGTCCATCAGCCCGTAGCCCTCTCCGCTGCCTCGGCTGGCTGCGCCGCACCCCACGCCTCGGGGTGCGGCGTTTGCGTTGTCGGCCAAGACATCGGCCAGCGAGGAATTGTGGGTCGAGTGCAACTCCTACCGCAGTAGTGGCGTCTACCCAGGCCACGGACACCACACCTGAGGAGACGCCATGACCATCCGCTTGCTCGCCGCTGTTCTTGCCACCCTGCTGGTCCTGACCGCGTGCACCGCCGCCGATGACGGCGGCGAGGGTGCCGACACGACCGCCGGTGACGGCACGTCTGAGGAAGGCAGAGGCCTCGACGCCTACGTGGA from Euzebya tangerina includes the following:
- a CDS encoding S8 family serine peptidase — its product is MPTPNRLDGRRAWPVILAALLLPALFALPAVAQPDRGDLQAHDAVTEQATATVSSLDTRLIVGYVDGAEERLDTAMAQTQADDAADIVQAEAEIVTRTAGDAAVVQLDRRLTPEQVDAYAADLEADPAVAYVEIDQVLTTQQSDPRTDEQWHYNEPTGGIGLDDALAVSTGAGATVSVIDTGIVSHPDLNSQVVGGYDFISDTFISRDGNGRDDDFSDEGDWNSDASQCRVSDSSWHGSHVAGTVAAVQGNGEGGQGVAPDADIVVARALGRCGGFTSDIAAAIVWSAGGSVTGLPANPNPADVINMSLGGGGSCGSTTQSAIDQARSLGATVVVAAGNSSSDASGFNPANCDGVITVASTNRAGERSFFSNFGSLVELAAPGGGSGGGVLSTIDSGATTPQGPTYAAYQGTSMATPHVAGVAALLIGADAGLTPDEVADAIVSTTRAFPGSCSGCGSGILDSPDALAAVGGGGGPAPTDPPTEPTDPPAADNTFTGPLAIPDQGTAEAPIEVSASGNASATTEVSVDISHSYRGDLRVTIVAPNGSSAVLKSPSGSDGADDVVQTWTVNASSVSAGGTWTLRVDDVFAGDTGTINAWSISP